The DNA segment tttaaaagttgataactaaccatcctagacttcatccatgcttcagttagcctacacgtataggttagacctactcttaccggtataaataatattgaaatgttatttcagaatattatttcctttggaattacttatttcaaataggatttctatttttctattatttttaatagaaattggaatagaatacctaccaaataacttaatttctgttgttttgaaattcagattggtgtatcacagcttttttaattagccgccatttcaggtttgtataaaaataaaaatctgatctcagttatggaagcaaattttttaatcaaattatgaaaaaaaatgtcttgattaatttgacaatatcggggcaccgagcttcgctcgttatttttatttattgataaacagaacacaattctgtAAAATGATAGtgtttatttatctcttttctgtatagggctacttgtaatataaatagaaagaaaaatctcagtaccctttttgaattattctatcacaacatgtttcaacattgatgccattttacttcatatcacttgaaaactAACGTTGTTTGTATCctttactattaaacgagcaatttctatttatatgtttagatgtttggatgtttagatgtttgtatttcaccggatcttgaaaacggctctaacgattctcacgaaattcagaacatagtaggtttataatatgaacattcgattgcactaggtctcatccctgggaatactcactgaaggacattaaaaggataactactattattcatccttggaaaaacagctgataataattagtctttcttttatcaataattaattttctctgtctttttcattcaaaatgatgataattattttgtcgtctgtcgatgagggaagtgagtgagcgagttcatgtgtgtgggactgtgtcaaaattatgactcagcttttGAACTTTTGCAATccatcaggtacttagtgccggttgcaaaaaagttgggttattttcaatccttattaattccagtagatccatatttttggaatggtcttctctgatttggttcacgtaatgttaatcaggattaaaatttaaccggattttgtgcaactgggcctttgtgaagGAAATTTTTGGATTCCTCTAGGAATTAATtccaatttactgtgattagatagaaaatttctgtatgaatgttattataatttctccttttgtaataaatgttttatgctttcgtactccagagcgaagctcggtccccgatattaactattaccatagagaaacgatagcataagtagatatcccatggtatagggcgtttatgtcgcaacttttactgttatcccaagccgttAGTtaacgtagttctttcctatgcagctgtgtgacgctagtagtctctcaaattgttcCGTTCATTCACtattaccccaacaaaacagtaaaaattgacaatagtcgacagtaatcggcttgagataacagtaaaagttgcaacataaattccctataccatgggatatctacttacgctattgtttctctatgctattacgaACTCTATGTTGTAACTATTTTATTCGGTGTAGGACCTGTGCGTGGTGACCGACCGCGCCGGCCCTGCTGTGGTGTCCCTGATGCAGCTGTTGGCCTCCACCGTGGTGTCCCAGCGCAGGGTGCACCACGCGTGCATCCACTGGCACCACACCATTTGCCAGCACCGTCTCTGTCTGCTCTACTTGCTCAACCAGGTCATCGCGCACTGTCTCACTCGCTCGCACATGCATCAACCACCTCTACTCAggtaatcaaatcaaataaatatattccatttttaggactcctatttcctgaaacactatatcaaattaactaagaactgaaaattttgtgaagtgaacaactacaagacttaacctatttcggactatgtgtaaccttaaccaaatttgggagaggaatagcacaaggttaccttattttttctctccctatcattctaatgatgtacttattgtatgaatcatttaagaataaagaatttttacCAGGAAATTGGTCCGAAATAATGTTTGtaaaattgaatgatgaataatgtgtttttgtgttggaaatgaaactaattattaatttattaattattatttgttttgtgGCAGGTTGATCGAAATCTTCAATGAACTTCACGCCTGTAATCTGCTGCTGGATGTGAAAGGATTATCAGTTGTCAAAAACACATGTCCTTCCCTTCTACAGCCGCTCAGAAAATTGACAATTACCAAAACTACTTCAGGTACCGTAAGCCTCTAGTTAGGTCCAtgttatctatactataataaagtaaataactggtttatacacgtacaggataggaaaattatgtttgacgcatcatcacgtctcaaacaaaagcctctctaaatggaggtaaaatgatttttttatttattattttacaaaagcgactttctagaagtattttaagcctaggtgatgatgatgggatcaatgataatacaatgaaggtagagttatgaatgaataaaaattataggttatgctatccacttgaattgatttgagtcctcTTTTTagtccagaaataaatgaactagaaattttgaatttgatttgattaaaaaaagaaaataatagaatgattacatattcaataaactctcagaacttgaaaatattgagttattaagaaaaatttggaaccagaaataaaacacaaactaaTTCACTGAAAGCACAGCTGTTCGGCATTCTGCACACATGACCAGCCCATCTCAGCCTCATACTTTTCACAACAGATAAAATACTGGTCTCTTCGAACAATCTTCCTAGTTCCTCGTTTGTTCTCATCCTCCATATTTCATTTTCCTTGGTTGCTCCAAAAATTCTTCTTAAAATCTTTCTTTCCCATCTCTGAAGCAGACCTTCTTCTCGTGTAGTCAATGTCCAAGCTTCGGCCCCATATGTCACTATTGGTCTTAAAACTGTtgtcaatttttattttgcCTTTTTTGACACATTTTTGGACTTTAGGATATTCTGCAGGGCGAAATACACCCTATTTCCGGACATTATCCTAGCATCCACTTCTTCTGCTACATTATTCTCTTCCGTTATTAGGGTGCCCAAAattgacaatagtcgacagtaatcggcttgagataacagtaaaagttgcaacataaattccctataccatgggatatctacttacgctattgttcctctatgctATTACGAACTCTATGTTGTAACTATTTTATTTGGTGTAGGACCTGTGCGTGGTGACCGACCGCGCCGGCCCTGCTGTGGTGTCCCTGATGCAGCTGTTGGCCTCCACCGTGGTGTCCCAGCGCAGGGTACACCACGCGTGCATCCACTGGCACCACACCATCTGCCAGCACCGTCTCTGTCTGCTCTACTTGCTCAACCAGGTCATCGCGCACTGTCTCACTCGCTCGCACATGCATCAACCACCTCTACTCAggtaatcaaatcaaataaatatattccatttttaggactcctatttcctgaaacactatatcaaattaactaagaactgaaaattttgtgaagtgaacaactacaagacttaacctatttcggactatgtgtaaccttatctaaatttgggagaggaatagcacaaggttaccttattttttctctccctatcattctaatgatgtacttattgtatgaatcaataaagaataaagtatAAAGAATTTTTACCAGGAAATTGGTCCGAAATAATGTTTGTAAAATTGAATgacgaaaaaaccatgtttttcacgtttttctcgaaaacggctctaacgattttcttcaaatttataccatggatagctatttataagccctatcaactggcatgagtctcatttctgggataatttcaggagctctgtaatattcttgagaaaaatggcggataatgacgaaaaaaccatgtttttcacgtttttctcgaaaacggctctaacgattctcacgaaattcagaacatagtaggtttataatatgaacattcgattgcactaggtctcatccctg comes from the Nilaparvata lugens isolate BPH chromosome 1, ASM1435652v1, whole genome shotgun sequence genome and includes:
- the LOC111048982 gene encoding uncharacterized protein LOC111048982; protein product: MSVAKWLPREEPPTLEYIVACKKLHRMCCRLEGKLGLLLLDETNVRNDLCVVTDRAGPAVVSLMQLLASTVVSQRRVHHACIHWHHTICQHRLCLLYLLNQVIAHCLTRSHMHQPPLLRLIEIFNELHACNLLLDVKGLSVVKNTCPSLLQPLRKLTITKTTSGDSPAQSSVLCPAVSGRNSGHLPGTGNQSRIAETRCG